One stretch of Akkermansia massiliensis DNA includes these proteins:
- a CDS encoding peptidylprolyl isomerase, translated as MATDKNITIHTSKGDIKLTVFASKTPVTAASFLNLASRGFYDGLKFHRVIPNFMIQGGDPTGTGMGGPGYRFEDECRPDLKHDGPGVLSMANAGPGTNGSQFFITHVPTDWLNGKHTVFGKVTEGQDVVDSIGQGDTISGITIEDGADDLFTEQADRIAAWNKVLDK; from the coding sequence ATGGCAACTGACAAGAATATCACCATCCACACTTCCAAGGGCGACATCAAGCTGACGGTATTCGCTTCCAAGACGCCCGTGACGGCGGCTTCCTTTCTGAACCTGGCTTCCAGGGGCTTCTATGACGGCCTCAAGTTCCACCGCGTGATTCCGAATTTCATGATCCAGGGCGGCGACCCCACCGGCACGGGCATGGGAGGCCCCGGCTACCGTTTTGAGGACGAGTGCCGCCCGGACCTCAAGCATGACGGCCCCGGCGTGCTTTCCATGGCGAACGCGGGCCCCGGCACCAACGGTTCCCAGTTCTTCATCACGCATGTACCTACCGACTGGCTGAACGGCAAGCACACCGTCTTCGGCAAGGTGACGGAAGGCCAGGACGTGGTGGATTCCATCGGGCAGGGGGATACCATTTCCGGTATCACGATTGAAGATGGCGCGGATGATCTGTTCACGGAGCAGGCCGACCGCATCGCCGCGTGGAACAAGGTTCTGGACAAATAA
- a CDS encoding Hsp33 family molecular chaperone HslO, protein MSEELVEEFVTVESIFVRGRNCLALKAKFSPLFTDYYLHLMQYGLRNEEPYDSLLKELMAYFTLYMVARPWAEQHAWTVNLRTPAVANLFVTGSSLTESVVGRIFTQDIKEPEENTLYSTLLRKGFEPRYSVVPIPGTSPARWVEEFYKQSEQRNARCIELPDECYTMVTAQPDADEEWLNSLTREKMAHLEEDEDTRVLETRRFRFYCGCTLDRILPTLKALQEREEDLFQGEEALEVTCPRCAAIYRVTKENLED, encoded by the coding sequence ATGAGCGAAGAATTGGTAGAAGAATTCGTTACGGTTGAATCCATCTTTGTCCGTGGGCGCAACTGCCTGGCGCTGAAGGCGAAATTCTCTCCCCTGTTCACAGACTACTACCTTCATCTCATGCAGTACGGCCTGCGTAACGAGGAACCCTACGACAGCCTGCTGAAAGAGCTGATGGCCTACTTCACCCTCTACATGGTCGCGCGGCCCTGGGCGGAACAGCACGCCTGGACGGTCAACCTCAGAACGCCCGCCGTAGCCAACCTGTTCGTTACGGGCTCCTCCCTGACGGAATCCGTAGTGGGGCGCATCTTCACGCAGGACATCAAGGAGCCTGAGGAAAACACGCTGTACTCCACCCTGCTCCGCAAGGGCTTTGAACCGCGGTACTCCGTCGTCCCCATTCCGGGAACCTCCCCCGCCCGGTGGGTGGAGGAATTCTACAAGCAGAGCGAACAGAGAAACGCGCGCTGCATTGAACTGCCGGATGAATGCTACACCATGGTAACGGCCCAGCCGGACGCGGATGAAGAATGGCTGAATTCCCTAACCCGGGAAAAAATGGCCCATCTGGAAGAGGATGAAGATACCCGAGTACTGGAAACGCGCCGGTTCCGCTTTTACTGCGGCTGCACGCTGGACCGCATCCTGCCGACGCTCAAGGCGCTTCAGGAAAGGGAGGAAGACCTGTTCCAGGGGGAAGAGGCGCTGGAAGTCACCTGCCCCAGGTGCGCCGCCATTTACCGAGTGACGAAAGAAAATCTGGAAGATTGA
- a CDS encoding GDSL-type esterase/lipase family protein: protein MTEPSPTPGIRAALNGAGELELTMVNAPAGAVIRMDVNATSPRMLCTQGRYLAPVQAPPGTRIRFRLFQGKRGLTAPETFIMPGAPPAQPVPSTLIPCTQNRDFMIYDWAARHEAACRAVRKTHPDLLFIGDSITHFWGGPPVDEPHRDILQKSPETWSLCTEGMRAVNLGFGYDRVENALWRLRHGELDGAADDAVCVVLLGTNNLAENTDGEILQGIRAVCGEITGRLKKAVIILQGFYPRNSARKDTAERIAAINLLLNRLAAEQGFLYTEPGRVMADAAGHVPEKLSSDGLHPSAAGYERIAAVLAPVIRQAAERKK, encoded by the coding sequence ATGACAGAACCATCTCCAACCCCCGGCATCCGCGCCGCCCTGAACGGCGCGGGAGAACTGGAACTCACCATGGTGAACGCCCCTGCGGGAGCCGTCATCCGGATGGACGTTAATGCGACTTCCCCCCGCATGCTCTGCACGCAGGGCCGCTACCTGGCTCCGGTGCAGGCCCCGCCCGGCACGCGCATCCGCTTCCGCCTGTTCCAGGGGAAGCGCGGTCTGACGGCCCCGGAAACCTTCATCATGCCCGGAGCTCCTCCCGCCCAGCCCGTTCCTTCCACGCTGATTCCCTGCACCCAGAACAGGGACTTCATGATTTACGACTGGGCGGCCCGGCACGAAGCCGCTTGCCGCGCGGTGAGGAAAACGCATCCGGACCTCCTCTTCATCGGAGACTCCATCACGCATTTCTGGGGAGGGCCTCCCGTGGACGAACCGCACCGGGACATCCTCCAGAAATCTCCGGAAACCTGGAGCCTGTGCACGGAGGGAATGAGGGCGGTCAATCTGGGCTTCGGCTATGACCGGGTGGAAAACGCCCTGTGGCGGCTCCGCCACGGCGAACTGGACGGAGCGGCGGACGATGCCGTCTGCGTGGTGCTCCTCGGCACGAACAACCTCGCGGAAAACACGGACGGGGAAATACTCCAGGGCATCCGCGCCGTCTGCGGGGAAATTACCGGAAGGCTGAAAAAGGCCGTCATCATCCTCCAGGGCTTCTACCCGCGCAACAGCGCCCGTAAAGATACCGCGGAACGCATTGCCGCCATCAATCTCCTCCTGAACCGTCTGGCCGCAGAACAGGGCTTCCTGTACACGGAACCGGGCCGCGTCATGGCGGACGCCGCAGGACACGTTCCGGAAAAACTCTCCAGCGACGGGCTGCATCCCTCCGCGGCCGGCTATGAGCGCATCGCCGCCGTGCTGGCCCCCGTCATCAGGCAGGCGGCGGAACGGAAAAAATGA
- a CDS encoding PA14 domain-containing protein has protein sequence MNNYIPLNKAVGPKVICDGYQALIPQKLGVDAITFNFDGSACEHATCPGAPEMFIKVEEDGLYYFGVEADDTGSLTIAGEQAIKKDGTQPNGKLNIETDSRFLKAGYYKVALSYENNAYDPVSNNAAAFNVTMDKEPIQAGKYEGNSTMRREFSPSPKIKLWTIEKESNITCEPSKKVELEFESPEPVYLEGHADCNVKGMRPKICVTVCKDEAENVWKCRVVSVSAGAELKVYQGSYIDPYFNPPLDEEEAIEAVNEMNGYQARGRVGTWHTPQASLAHEEHHRRQWEDAYKFYWKESKIQEMLEKETLSCDEEPDMDEAVKFMQSLANEMALDLWTETSAYVLALPDQANDRPYCAGQEVLNEATAHVIRLADAMGWNNVPRFITKPGTIEPPCFMPPVSEGETRSMAVAEEPSPLKLSIADTSRFAEGRITLCFRNEGNEPVRIPDEINDETSNFFFVTLLRTEQGKMRVLNREIGTMTFQRPLNYRELAPGQEYSVTIPVFLDEVGLEDWKQCSCELETRYYNQQGKDCFLGTLRATAKLSL, from the coding sequence ATGAATAACTATATTCCTCTAAACAAGGCAGTCGGCCCGAAGGTCATCTGCGACGGGTACCAGGCTCTCATCCCTCAGAAGCTCGGAGTCGATGCGATAACGTTCAACTTTGACGGGTCGGCGTGCGAGCACGCCACTTGTCCCGGTGCTCCGGAAATGTTCATCAAGGTCGAAGAAGACGGCCTGTATTATTTCGGCGTAGAGGCCGACGATACGGGCAGCCTTACGATTGCCGGTGAGCAAGCTATAAAAAAGGATGGGACGCAGCCCAACGGCAAGCTGAATATTGAAACCGATTCCAGGTTCCTGAAAGCTGGTTATTACAAGGTGGCCCTGTCTTACGAGAATAATGCCTACGATCCCGTCAGCAACAATGCAGCCGCATTCAATGTGACGATGGACAAGGAACCCATTCAGGCAGGGAAGTATGAAGGCAACTCGACGATGAGGCGGGAATTCTCACCTTCTCCCAAAATCAAGCTGTGGACGATTGAAAAGGAATCCAACATTACCTGTGAACCGTCCAAGAAAGTGGAGCTGGAATTTGAAAGTCCGGAACCCGTCTATTTGGAAGGGCATGCTGACTGCAATGTAAAGGGCATGAGACCTAAGATTTGCGTGACGGTTTGCAAAGATGAAGCGGAAAACGTATGGAAGTGCCGTGTTGTTTCCGTTTCTGCCGGAGCCGAACTAAAGGTGTATCAGGGAAGCTACATTGACCCCTATTTTAATCCTCCTCTCGACGAGGAAGAGGCTATTGAGGCTGTCAACGAAATGAACGGCTACCAGGCACGAGGAAGAGTGGGCACATGGCACACGCCGCAAGCTTCCCTAGCCCATGAAGAACATCACCGCCGTCAATGGGAGGATGCCTACAAGTTCTATTGGAAGGAATCCAAAATACAGGAAATGCTTGAAAAGGAGACTCTCTCCTGCGACGAAGAACCGGACATGGATGAAGCCGTCAAATTCATGCAATCGCTTGCCAATGAAATGGCGTTGGACCTTTGGACAGAAACGTCGGCCTATGTTCTGGCGTTGCCGGATCAGGCCAATGACAGGCCCTATTGCGCCGGACAGGAAGTCCTGAACGAAGCAACCGCCCATGTCATCCGTCTGGCCGACGCGATGGGGTGGAACAATGTACCCAGGTTCATCACAAAGCCCGGTACGATTGAGCCGCCCTGTTTCATGCCTCCGGTCAGCGAAGGGGAAACCCGCAGCATGGCCGTTGCGGAGGAACCGTCCCCCCTGAAGCTCTCCATTGCGGATACTTCCCGGTTCGCGGAAGGCAGGATTACGCTGTGCTTCCGCAACGAAGGAAATGAGCCTGTCCGGATTCCGGACGAAATCAACGACGAAACGTCCAATTTCTTTTTCGTGACGTTGTTGAGAACGGAACAGGGGAAAATGCGCGTTCTGAACAGGGAAATCGGTACCATGACCTTCCAGCGGCCCTTGAACTACCGGGAGCTTGCCCCCGGCCAGGAATACAGCGTCACGATTCCGGTGTTCCTCGATGAAGTCGGGCTGGAAGATTGGAAACAATGTTCTTGTGAACTCGAAACGCGCTACTATAATCAGCAGGGTAAGGATTGTTTCCTGGGGACTCTCCGGGCGACGGCCAAACTCTCGCTGTGA
- a CDS encoding MarC family protein, with the protein MQDFLSTVILLFIVIDPVGLAPMIQGMLKKYSAAQQKAILMRELVFALSLLLLFFFSGKFLLDLLGLEPSTLNISGGILLFLVALGMVFPAKDMLSSAGRTTGQDEPFIVPIAMPLMAGPSSLAIIMLHASQSPDSISQMTYAGAIVTAWFLSGLVLFIAQKFLRLLGEKGTIALERMMGMVLIMISVQMFMNGLAGYGVK; encoded by the coding sequence ATGCAGGACTTCCTTTCCACCGTTATTCTCCTGTTCATCGTCATTGATCCCGTGGGACTGGCCCCGATGATTCAGGGAATGCTGAAGAAATATTCGGCCGCCCAGCAGAAGGCCATTCTGATGCGGGAGCTTGTGTTTGCCCTGAGCCTGCTGCTCCTGTTCTTCTTCTCCGGGAAATTCCTGCTGGACCTGCTGGGGCTGGAACCGTCCACCCTGAATATTTCCGGGGGCATCCTGCTGTTCCTCGTGGCGCTGGGCATGGTCTTTCCCGCCAAGGACATGCTCTCTTCCGCCGGACGCACGACCGGACAGGACGAACCTTTCATCGTTCCCATCGCCATGCCCCTGATGGCCGGCCCCTCCTCCCTGGCCATCATCATGCTGCACGCCTCCCAGAGCCCGGACAGCATCTCCCAGATGACCTATGCCGGCGCCATCGTGACTGCCTGGTTCCTCTCCGGACTGGTGCTTTTCATCGCGCAGAAGTTCCTGCGCCTGCTGGGGGAAAAAGGGACGATCGCCCTGGAACGTATGATGGGCATGGTGCTCATCATGATTTCCGTCCAGATGTTTATGAACGGACTCGCCGGGTACGGCGTGAAATAG
- a CDS encoding alpha/beta fold hydrolase — protein MLWLLHGNLGSPADWKPVMEVLRAGGVEARALNLWKYLECCPKSLKDMGRVLCSEIAAQDKHPWLCGYSLGGRLAMQAVLAHPPLWKGAVFVSANPGMEDETAKAARRAKDAEWAVKCLSAPWEDFLKEWDAQGVFEGGPPPPDRSSLKPWRKSISRAFIDWSVGAQKNLAPLLNQSPVPQLWIAGERDPKFTALARRAAGEQAVIIPRAGHRLPLEAPARLAESLQQFILQNP, from the coding sequence ATGCTTTGGCTCCTGCACGGTAACCTGGGCTCTCCGGCGGACTGGAAACCCGTCATGGAAGTCCTGCGCGCCGGGGGAGTGGAAGCCCGCGCCCTGAACCTCTGGAAGTACCTGGAATGCTGCCCCAAGAGCCTGAAGGACATGGGGCGCGTGCTGTGCTCTGAAATAGCCGCCCAGGACAAGCACCCCTGGCTCTGCGGTTATTCCCTGGGAGGCAGGCTGGCCATGCAGGCCGTTCTGGCCCATCCCCCCCTCTGGAAAGGCGCCGTATTCGTCAGCGCCAATCCCGGCATGGAGGATGAAACGGCAAAAGCGGCCCGGCGCGCGAAGGACGCAGAATGGGCCGTCAAGTGCCTCTCCGCGCCATGGGAGGATTTTTTGAAGGAATGGGACGCGCAGGGCGTATTTGAAGGCGGCCCGCCGCCTCCGGACCGTTCTTCCCTGAAACCGTGGCGCAAATCCATCTCCCGCGCTTTCATCGACTGGTCCGTGGGCGCCCAGAAAAACCTGGCCCCGCTCCTGAACCAGTCCCCTGTTCCCCAGTTATGGATAGCCGGGGAGCGTGATCCCAAATTCACTGCCCTGGCCCGCCGGGCGGCGGGGGAACAAGCCGTCATCATTCCCCGCGCCGGCCACCGCCTCCCCCTGGAAGCTCCGGCGCGGCTGGCGGAAAGCCTTCAACAATTCATCCTGCAAAACCCATGA
- a CDS encoding DUF3820 family protein, with protein sequence MNDPKIPDAEDLRKLVEEIAQTHVPFGMYGPAKYPPKGCPLMDVPQEYLAWFQAKGFPKGKLGCLMEQCLLLKGNGLDPLFDPFRKANGGRTKKNARRRVWDFESE encoded by the coding sequence ATGAACGATCCCAAAATACCGGACGCGGAAGATTTGAGAAAACTGGTGGAGGAAATCGCGCAGACCCACGTCCCCTTCGGCATGTACGGCCCGGCCAAGTACCCGCCCAAGGGGTGCCCGCTGATGGACGTGCCCCAGGAATACCTGGCGTGGTTCCAGGCCAAGGGCTTTCCCAAGGGAAAACTTGGCTGCCTGATGGAACAGTGCCTGCTGCTGAAAGGTAACGGGCTGGATCCTCTTTTTGACCCCTTCCGCAAGGCCAACGGCGGACGGACGAAGAAAAACGCCCGCCGCCGCGTGTGGGATTTTGAGAGCGAATAA
- a CDS encoding DUF2589 domain-containing protein: MSDSTNNKVNGHIMSLQQLISAPLVATIDADAMSTERYMKHFMSLAFESYNPADGSTGALRLISFNFTDSDASGGAEKKVSVPLISLVTLPLLQIKQADFDFDINIIDAVASAPDERFSLNKGEVDSSAGKGQDDGLNFRASLAPQSGRGSSSSSLQANMKIHVTMQQADMPSGLSQFLQLTSRPHYEDSPSQEKK; the protein is encoded by the coding sequence ATGAGTGATTCTACAAACAACAAGGTGAACGGGCACATCATGAGCCTGCAGCAGTTGATCTCGGCCCCGCTGGTCGCGACGATTGATGCGGACGCGATGTCCACGGAACGCTACATGAAGCATTTCATGTCCCTGGCTTTCGAGTCCTACAATCCTGCGGACGGTTCCACGGGGGCGCTGAGGCTCATCAGCTTCAATTTTACGGACAGCGACGCTTCCGGCGGCGCGGAGAAGAAAGTCAGCGTGCCGCTCATCAGCCTGGTGACGCTGCCGCTGCTGCAAATCAAGCAGGCGGACTTTGACTTTGACATCAACATCATTGACGCGGTCGCCTCCGCTCCGGATGAACGCTTTTCCCTGAACAAGGGCGAGGTGGATTCCTCCGCCGGAAAGGGGCAGGATGACGGCCTGAACTTCCGCGCTTCCCTGGCGCCCCAGTCCGGGAGGGGTTCCTCCTCTTCCTCCCTACAGGCGAACATGAAAATCCATGTCACCATGCAGCAGGCGGACATGCCTTCCGGCCTGTCCCAATTCCTCCAGCTGACCTCCAGGCCGCATTATGAAGATTCTCCCTCCCAGGAGAAAAAATAA
- a CDS encoding DUF2589 domain-containing protein, protein MAIDKSAADVATSSLKSLPFGNIIGGPLVACVEAQAQAARTSWEFIQNVGLYTEGEEKKTVNVSFQFIKDGHMAQITVPLLTIVPIPYIAINSIDINFKANISASAASTETENSSSSVDTSVSASARCFWARGSMNASYSSKKDSSATKDSKYSVEYTMDVAVHAGQDSMPAGMAKVLEMLNNSISVVSPTGSLEVQHAIQDDGSVKLMTSYKNKEGLFEPDAITLRIGDATDPFDNGAGNEAKIVKTDSGKEYTISKEDARNCTVSAGELKRKVAVAATPAQ, encoded by the coding sequence ATGGCAATTGACAAATCAGCAGCAGATGTGGCGACCTCCTCCCTCAAGTCGCTGCCTTTCGGCAACATCATCGGCGGTCCCCTGGTCGCCTGCGTGGAAGCCCAGGCCCAGGCGGCCCGGACCTCCTGGGAATTCATCCAAAATGTGGGTCTGTACACGGAAGGAGAAGAGAAGAAGACGGTGAATGTCTCCTTCCAGTTCATCAAGGACGGCCACATGGCCCAGATTACGGTTCCCCTTCTGACCATCGTCCCCATCCCCTACATCGCCATCAACTCCATTGACATCAACTTCAAGGCGAATATCAGCGCTTCCGCCGCCAGTACGGAGACGGAGAATTCCTCCAGCTCCGTAGATACCAGTGTTTCCGCCTCTGCAAGATGCTTCTGGGCGCGCGGCAGCATGAACGCCAGCTATTCCAGCAAGAAGGACTCCTCCGCCACGAAGGACTCCAAGTACAGCGTGGAGTACACGATGGACGTGGCCGTTCATGCCGGACAGGACAGCATGCCCGCCGGGATGGCCAAGGTGCTGGAAATGCTGAACAACAGCATTTCCGTGGTATCTCCCACCGGTTCCCTGGAGGTTCAGCATGCCATCCAGGACGATGGAAGCGTGAAGCTGATGACCTCCTACAAGAACAAGGAAGGCCTGTTTGAGCCGGATGCCATCACTCTCCGGATAGGGGACGCCACGGACCCGTTTGATAACGGTGCGGGGAATGAAGCCAAGATTGTGAAAACGGATTCCGGCAAGGAATACACGATTTCCAAGGAAGACGCCAGGAACTGCACGGTGAGCGCCGGAGAGCTCAAGAGGAAGGTGGCCGTGGCCGCTACGCCTGCACAATAA
- a CDS encoding LytR/AlgR family response regulator transcription factor, which yields MTIKFIKVTKKDRICYAPAPEPVEHGDKLEIMEMKDDSLTPLLGRPAGFSLSRNPMVFVKMNDGFQRILMKHILYVEAGGSYCTLHVHGMSSILVSAPLARVAEHLDGEYFIRVHRSYLVNKLHIESIAGNFLQVGNVSIPVSKFMKKKVLGSLNMLSFSK from the coding sequence ATGACCATTAAATTTATTAAAGTCACTAAAAAAGATAGGATCTGTTATGCCCCGGCGCCGGAACCGGTGGAGCACGGAGACAAGCTGGAAATCATGGAAATGAAGGATGACTCCCTTACGCCGCTGTTGGGGAGGCCCGCCGGATTTTCCCTGTCCAGAAACCCCATGGTGTTCGTCAAAATGAACGACGGGTTCCAGCGCATCCTGATGAAGCATATCCTGTATGTGGAGGCGGGGGGAAGCTACTGCACGCTGCACGTGCACGGCATGTCGTCCATTCTGGTATCCGCCCCGCTGGCGCGGGTGGCCGAGCACCTGGACGGGGAATATTTCATCCGCGTGCACCGTTCCTATCTGGTTAATAAATTACACATAGAGTCCATTGCGGGTAATTTCCTTCAGGTGGGGAATGTTTCCATCCCCGTCAGCAAGTTCATGAAAAAGAAAGTGCTGGGAAGCCTGAACATGCTGTCGTTTTCCAAATAG
- a CDS encoding extracellular solute-binding protein, which yields MKKQSTMIACALAVVSGVLLCLGGCNQSPEVVIYSNADEESRLAMQDALDRAGFSGQYIFSSFSTSELGGKIMAEGSNIEADVITASTYYLESAQQAHRMFAPLSFTFHALEKTPGFCAPLTAQEGAIFINTRALQENGLPRPASLKDLASPAYKGFISIPNIRSSSTAWLMVQALVSAYGEQEARRLLHSIVENAGPHLENSGSGPLKKVRAGEVAIAFGLRHQAVADRKAGLPIDYVDPAEGNFMLTESVCVTDKGAGGNPLAMKMAETLVRTARPGILKVYPVPLYEGENFREDARSSNVKAFPEPLTVDLLKRHQALMN from the coding sequence ATGAAAAAACAGTCCACCATGATTGCCTGCGCGCTTGCCGTCGTTTCCGGAGTCCTTCTGTGCCTGGGCGGCTGCAATCAGAGCCCGGAGGTAGTGATTTACTCCAACGCGGACGAAGAATCCCGGCTAGCCATGCAGGACGCCCTGGACAGGGCCGGATTTTCCGGACAGTACATTTTTTCCTCCTTCAGCACCTCGGAGCTGGGCGGAAAGATCATGGCGGAGGGCAGCAACATTGAGGCGGACGTGATTACCGCCTCCACCTACTACCTGGAAAGCGCCCAGCAGGCCCACCGGATGTTCGCCCCCCTCTCCTTCACGTTCCATGCCCTGGAAAAGACGCCCGGTTTCTGCGCGCCCCTTACGGCGCAGGAAGGGGCCATTTTCATCAATACGAGGGCGCTTCAGGAGAACGGGCTGCCCCGGCCCGCCTCCCTGAAAGACCTTGCAAGCCCGGCGTACAAGGGATTCATCTCCATTCCCAATATCCGCAGTTCCTCCACGGCATGGCTGATGGTCCAGGCCCTGGTCAGCGCGTACGGGGAGCAGGAGGCGCGACGCCTGCTGCACAGCATTGTGGAGAACGCGGGGCCTCATCTGGAAAATTCCGGTTCCGGACCGCTGAAGAAGGTGCGCGCCGGGGAGGTGGCGATTGCCTTCGGCCTGCGCCACCAGGCCGTGGCGGACAGGAAGGCTGGGCTGCCCATTGATTACGTGGACCCGGCGGAAGGCAATTTCATGCTGACGGAGTCCGTCTGCGTGACGGACAAGGGCGCGGGGGGCAATCCCCTGGCGATGAAGATGGCGGAGACGCTTGTCCGGACCGCCCGCCCCGGCATCCTCAAGGTCTACCCCGTGCCGCTGTATGAGGGGGAAAACTTTAGGGAGGATGCCAGATCGTCCAACGTGAAGGCCTTTCCCGAACCGCTGACGGTAGACTTGCTGAAAAGGCACCAGGCGCTGATGAATTAG
- a CDS encoding ABC transporter permease subunit yields MHKTQIEIRGVFWAVALVFSVFLVLPMALLLGKSFLVGGESGLGNYTAMLASPAFLESFRNSFLISGISAALTTALAFFLAYAVNNTGLPPLFRKFIAGMTVAPMFLPTITYGFVIIYSFGREGLLTRLLGFQVLDIYGFQGMLLGYTIYTLPVAFLLINNTFKYVDKNFVIVSKVMGDGPVRTFLGTAVRPLVGTLGAALIQSFTLSFTDFGIPASIGGSFDVVAIHLYNEMLGAIPNFGGGAAVAVSMLLPSIISILLINYLERYNFRYNRICRQDIVKSRLRDAVCGAGSLAVIGTIAAVFAVMFVVPFVRNWPYEVEFSLERFMRILSSRGLLSIYGNSLWVALLTALLGTLLSYGAALASARSGLGRVARGAIDGIAVVTNTIPGMVLGLAFLFAFTGTSLQNTFLILVLCNVVHFFTTPYLMGKSSLEKMNKGWEATAALMGDSWLKTLCRVVVPNSLGTVLEMFSYYFINSMITISAVIFLVGARTAVLTTKIKELQHYAQFDSIFVMSLLILATNILVRVILGGIVARCTKKQ; encoded by the coding sequence ATGCATAAAACCCAGATAGAAATCCGGGGCGTGTTCTGGGCGGTTGCCCTGGTGTTCTCCGTCTTCCTGGTCCTGCCCATGGCGCTGCTGCTGGGCAAGTCCTTCCTGGTAGGTGGGGAATCCGGCCTGGGGAATTATACGGCCATGCTGGCCAGCCCGGCATTCCTGGAATCCTTCCGGAACAGTTTTCTGATTTCCGGGATTTCCGCGGCGCTGACCACCGCGCTGGCCTTTTTCCTGGCGTATGCCGTGAACAATACGGGACTGCCGCCCTTGTTCCGCAAGTTCATCGCGGGAATGACGGTGGCGCCCATGTTCCTGCCCACCATCACGTACGGCTTCGTCATCATCTATTCCTTCGGCAGGGAAGGGCTGCTGACGCGGCTGCTGGGGTTCCAGGTGCTGGACATTTACGGGTTCCAGGGAATGCTGCTGGGCTACACCATTTACACGCTGCCGGTCGCCTTCCTGCTGATTAACAACACCTTCAAGTATGTAGACAAGAACTTCGTCATCGTTTCCAAGGTGATGGGGGACGGCCCCGTTCGCACCTTCCTGGGAACGGCCGTGAGGCCGCTGGTGGGTACGCTGGGGGCGGCGCTGATCCAGTCGTTCACGCTGAGTTTTACGGACTTCGGCATTCCCGCCTCCATCGGAGGCAGTTTTGACGTGGTGGCCATCCATTTGTACAATGAAATGCTGGGGGCCATCCCGAACTTCGGCGGCGGCGCGGCGGTCGCCGTTTCCATGCTGCTGCCGTCCATCATCAGCATCCTGCTGATCAATTACCTGGAACGGTACAATTTCCGGTACAACAGGATTTGCCGCCAGGACATCGTCAAAAGCCGCCTGAGGGACGCCGTGTGCGGCGCCGGGTCCCTGGCCGTCATCGGAACCATTGCGGCGGTTTTTGCGGTCATGTTCGTGGTGCCTTTCGTCAGAAACTGGCCTTATGAGGTGGAATTTTCCCTGGAACGCTTCATGCGCATCCTCTCTTCCCGCGGCCTGCTTTCCATTTACGGCAATTCCCTGTGGGTGGCGCTGCTGACCGCGCTGCTGGGCACCCTGCTTTCCTACGGCGCCGCGCTGGCATCCGCGCGCTCCGGGCTGGGGCGGGTGGCCCGCGGCGCGATTGATGGGATAGCCGTGGTGACCAACACCATTCCGGGCATGGTGCTCGGCCTGGCATTCCTGTTCGCCTTCACGGGAACCAGCCTGCAAAACACCTTCCTGATTCTGGTGCTCTGCAACGTGGTCCATTTCTTCACCACGCCCTACCTGATGGGCAAGAGCTCCTTGGAGAAAATGAACAAGGGCTGGGAGGCCACGGCCGCCCTGATGGGTGATTCCTGGCTGAAAACCCTGTGCCGGGTTGTGGTGCCCAATTCGCTGGGAACCGTGCTGGAAATGTTCAGCTATTATTTCATCAACAGCATGATCACGATCAGCGCCGTCATCTTCCTAGTGGGCGCCAGAACGGCCGTGCTGACCACCAAGATCAAGGAATTGCAGCATTACGCGCAGTTTGATTCCATCTTTGTGATGTCCCTCCTGATTCTGGCCACGAATATCCTGGTCCGGGTCATTCTGGGCGGCATTGTCGCCCGATGCACCAAAAAACAATAA